From one Musa acuminata AAA Group cultivar baxijiao chromosome BXJ2-6, Cavendish_Baxijiao_AAA, whole genome shotgun sequence genomic stretch:
- the LOC135613637 gene encoding uncharacterized protein LOC135613637 → MYASSVSAPSHHPSSFPARLPSRQAGPGVPNWPSSIRSAASRRRACCWQYSGGGLVDRSMIVLRKRIHEMKMAESNYEAPSGWMDWEKRYYTSYHADVCEILCLLQTLLMGTRPGVAIGMMAVLVLSVPTSAMFISFHLIAAANSILAGTHLG, encoded by the coding sequence ATGTATGCTTCCTCCGTCTCCGCCCCATCCCACCACCCTTCGTCGTTCCCGGCCCGACTTCCGAGCCGGCAGGCCGGACCGGGGGTTCCAAACTGGCCGAGTTCGATCCGATCCGCCGCATCGAGGAGACGCGCCTGCTGTTGGCAGTACAGCGGCGGCGGGCTGGTGGACCGGAGCATGATCGTGCTGAGGAAGAGGATCCACGAGATGAAGATGGCGGAGAGCAATTACGAGGCGCCGTCGGGATGGATGGACTGGGAGAAGAGGTACTACACCAGCTACCACGCCGACGTGTGCGAGATCCTGTGCTTGTTGCAGACGCTGCTGATGGGCACACGGCCGGGCGTGGCCATCGGGATGATGGCCGTCCTCGTGTTGAGCGTGCCCACTTCTGCCATGTTTATATCCTTCCATCTGATCGCGGCCGCGAACTCGATCCTCGCCGGAACGCACCTCGGTTGA